A DNA window from Borrelia sp. HM contains the following coding sequences:
- a CDS encoding DNA-3-methyladenine glycosylase: MDREFFMQDAVIVAKSLLGHFLIRNINGKEIVSRIVETEAYMGLTDKACHAYGGRRTSRTSAMYNIGGYAYIYMIYGMHYMLNVVVSNEHNPHAILIRGVEPISPALNFNKILTDGPGKLTKFLNIDLKFNKIDLINNCELFLKRGLSFDFEVSCSKRINVDYAGEEYANKLWRFYIKNNKFVSKY; the protein is encoded by the coding sequence ATGGATAGAGAATTTTTTATGCAAGATGCTGTTATTGTTGCAAAATCTTTACTTGGACACTTTTTGATTAGAAATATAAACGGTAAGGAGATTGTCTCAAGAATTGTTGAAACTGAAGCATATATGGGTTTAACAGATAAAGCCTGCCATGCGTATGGAGGTAGGCGAACAAGTCGTACAAGTGCAATGTATAATATTGGAGGATATGCTTATATTTATATGATTTATGGCATGCATTATATGTTAAATGTTGTAGTGTCTAATGAGCATAATCCCCATGCTATTTTAATCAGAGGTGTTGAACCTATTTCACCAGCATTAAATTTTAATAAAATATTGACTGATGGACCTGGTAAACTTACTAAGTTTTTAAATATCGATTTAAAGTTTAATAAAATAGATCTTATTAATAACTGTGAACTTTTTTTAAAGAGAGGCTTATCTTTTGATTTTGAAGTTTCATGTTCAAAGAGGATAAATGTTGACTATGCAGGTGAAGAATATGCAAACAAGCTTTGGAGATTTTATATAAAGAATAATAAATTTGTTTCTAAATATTAG